The Microbacterium sp. SORGH_AS_0862 region GGCGCTCGGGTGTCGGGCGGACCCGCTGCAGGTGAGCCTCGAGTTCGGAGCTGTCGAAGTCCGGGTCGTCACCGTCCCTCGTGACGGGCACCGAGAGCACATCGTTGCCGAGTCCGACGACGAGTTCGGCGGTGCCCTCCGGATCGATGGGGATCCGCACCGCGGCCGCTTCACCACGCTTGGCGAGCTCCGCCGTCAATTCGACGAGGAGGCGCGCCACATCGTCGGTGGTCAGAACGTTCTCGCCGGCGTAGGTGATGCGTCTCATGCATCCACCATGCGCTGCCGTCCACCCCGGCACGGGGCGGTTGCGACGACCCCTGCGGTGGTCTAGGCCCGCGCCCTCGCACTCGGCCCGAAGCTGCTGATCGCGGACGAGCCGACCAGTGCGCTCGACGTGTCGGTGCAGGCGACGGTGCTGGAGCTGTTCGCGGCACTCCAGCGGGAGCTGGGCTTCGCGTCACTGTTCATCAGCCATGACCTCGCCGTCATCGACGCCGTGGCGGATCGCGTCGTCGTCCTCCGACGGGGTGAGGTGCGCGAGCAGGGAACGACCGCGCAGGTGCTCCTGCATCCACAGGACGCCTACACAGAGCGCCTCCTGACGTCGTTGCCGGTGCCGGATCCGGTGGCGCAGGCGGAGCGCCGCGCCGCCTGGCTGGCGCTGCCGCCCGAAGCGGGGCGCTGAACGACGCGTGCGCCGGGCCATCATCCCGCGGGCCAGGTCCCGGCGCACGCATCCGCTCATCCGCGCAGGGGCGTGATGCCCTGCGCCGTCCGCGGGAAGGTCGCGAGGACGGCGGGGTCGATACTGAGGTGGGCGGAGACGAGCTGGGGCGGCACGTGCGCCAGCCAGTTGGCGAGACTGATCTCCTCGTACCTGTCGGTGCGGAACACCTCGAGGAACTGCAGGATGTCGTCGCCGGTGTTCTCGATGTAGTGGCCGTAGTTCTTCTTCACGATCCCGACATCGCCCGGCCGGAAATCCGTCGTGTTGGCGTGCGGGCCCGTGTTGAACACGGTCATGCGGGCGGAGCCGCGCAGGTAGTACTGCCACTCGTCGGCGTTGGGATGCCAGTGCAGCTCACGCATCGAACCGGGCTCGACCGTCACGAGAGCCGCCGCGACGGTGTTCGAGTACTCGTAGTTGGTGGAATCGGCGACCTGCACACTGCCGCCCGAGTTCTGATACCGCGGCTGAGAGCGCGACAGACGGAAGATGACCGGCTCCATGCCCCACTCGACGCCCGCGGCGGCCTGATCGACCTCCAGGGCGGGCGGCTCGTCGCCGGGGAAGATCCAGAGGTTGTGCAACGGGATGTCGGAGAAGACCTCCTGAGCGACCCCGAAGTTCTTCGCCAGCACGTCCGGCGGCGTGTGCGCGAACCAGTCCGTCAGCAGAAGCGTGTTCGACTCCGACTGCTGCCCGTCGTCGAAAGCAAGCACGAAATCCGCGCCGTCCGGACCCAGTCCCTGCAGCGAGTGCGGGGTCCCCGCGGGGAAGAACCACAGGTCGCCTTCCTCCACGTCCTCCACCGCCGGCAGCCCCGAACGGCTCAGGGTCGTCACACGAGCTTTGCCGCGCGTCATGACAGCCCATTCCGCGGTCTGATGCCAGTGCAGCTCGCGGATACCACCCGGCTCGAGGTACATGTTGACGCCGGCGATCTCGTCCGAGATGTGGAAGTCGCTGCTGGTGAGCTCACGCGCCCATCCCCCGCGCTGCACGCGACGAGGCGAGATGTTGAACGAGGACCAGAAGAACGGCTGCGTCGAGATGTCGGTGGCCGGGGCGTCGATCTGGTTCGGGAACTGCGACGCGATGACGGGGTTCTGCGGACCGGTCATGACGGTGCTCTGCGGCCGGTCCACCGTGTTGACCCCGCCCTCCGGCGGAAGGTCAGGATTGCCGAGTGTGGCCGCCTCGTGATGCGGCGCGGTGCTGTCCGGGGTGTCCATGGTGATGCTCCTTCGTCCCGTGAACTGGATGCCGGTGAGTCTCGCCGAGCCGCATCCCGACCTGGCACCGCGTGGTGACGGAAGTCGCTTCGACGCGCGTCGAGCCTCGGACGCCCCTCGTCAGGGAGCGGGGCGGCTTCCGACGCAGAGCGGATGCGGGCTACCGGCACCGCTCATAGGTTCGGGCCGTACGCGCCGCGCCGCGCCGCCGGGCGCCTCGCGAGCGAGCACAGGAACCTGAGGAGAACCCGCCCATGTCCGATATCACCGTCGTCCTCGTCCACGGCGCCTTCGCCGAGTCCTCGAGCTGGAACGGCGTCCTCACCCTCCTGCAGGATGCGGGCGTCGACGCGATCGCGACGCCGAATGCGCTGCGCAGCGTGACCACGGATGCCGAGAACGTGCGTCGCCTCGTGGACTCGCTGCCCCGCGACGTGCTGCTGGTAGGCCACTCGTACGGCGGTGCGGTCATCATCGAAGCCGGCGCAGGAAACGTCAAGGTCAAGGGACTCGTATACGTTGCGGCCTTCGCACCCGACCACGGCGAAAACGCTCTCGACCTGACGGGTCAGTTCCCGGGCAGCACCCTGGGTGAGCGCGTGCGCCCGTATCCGCTCGGCGACGGCACGAACGATCTCGTCGTCGACCGCGCGCTGTTCCCCGACCAGTTCGCCGCCGACGTACCGCTCGAGGTCGCGAAGCTGTCCGCCCTCGCCCAGCGCCCGGTCCGGGACTACGCCCTCGGCGAGGGCCTGCCCGCCGAGACGCCGGCATGGAAGACTCTCCCGTCGTGGTTCGTCTACGGCACGGGCGACAAGAACATCCCCGAGGCCGGGCTCGCGTTCATGGCGGAGCGTGCCGGCTCGCGCGGCACCCGCGTGATCGACGGTGCGTCGCACTCGGTCATGGTCTCGAACCCCGGGGCGGTCGCTGAACTGATCAAGACGGCACTCGCAGAGCTCGCCTGACCCTCGCGCCTGCCCGGCGCGGCATCATCCCGCGCCGGGCAGGGATCGGCCGGGTGGAGCAGGTCCGGTGACGCGACAGCTGCACGACGGATGAGGGATTGAGCGCCACACCGACCGCAGGAGGCCTCATCTGCACCACGTCTCGTGCAGATGTCGCATCTCCCGGGCGCCACGACGTCTGCGCGAGACGGGTCCGTGGGTCGTACGACCCACCCCGGAAACGAGAAAACCCCCGGATAACCGGGGGTTCTTCGGTGCGCGATACTGGGATCGAACCAGTGACCTCTTCCGTGTCAGGGAAGCGCGCTACCGCTGCGCCAATCGCGCCTGTACAGGCTGTTCAGTTATGGGCGAGGTGGCGACGGGATTCGAACCCGTGTAAACGGCTTTGCAGGCCGGTGCCTAGCCGCTCGGCCACGCCACCGTGTGTGGTTCGACCCACGTGACGTGATCTCCCCGGAGGGAGATCCCCGCACTCGAGCGGATGACGAGACTCGAACTCGCGACCCTCACCTTGGCAAGGTGATGCGCTACCAACTGCGCTACATCCGCATTTCGTTCCCGATCTCTCGGGCACTTGGAAAACATTATCCCAACTCCGACGCTTCGCAAAACCGAGACGGGCCCGCGCGTGTCTCGCGGTCTGGTCAACGGAGCCCGCCCGCATCCGGTATGCTCGATTCTCGGACCCACGGGTCATGGGCGATTGGCGCAGTTGGTAGCGCGCTTCCTTCACACGGAAGAGGTCATCAGTTCGAGTCTGGTATCGCCCACCATGAAAGCCCCCGGTTCAGCCGGGGGCTTCGTGTTTTCCCGGGCTGCCCGCACCGTCGTCACGGAGTCCTTCGCCGAAGAAATCGGTAACCCGTGTAGGCGGCGAGGAGCGCCCACACGGCCCAGAGGATCCAGACACCCGCCACGCCCACGACCGGTCCGCTCGTGCAGTAGCTTGCGTCGGGGTCCGCACCCGAGTCGTAGCAGACTCCCTGGCTGGAGGTCGTGATGAACAGGACGACCGCGGCGCCGATGAGGACAAGCGCTCCCCAGACCAGTCCGCGGAGAGCCGACCTCCATGTTCGCCGCATGGGCCGAGGCTACAGGTGAACGCGTCCGGATCCACGCCGAGCCCACGAAAAGATCCGTGACACACCAGGATGGACGCATGCCGTCTGCGCCGAAGCCTCCGCAGCTGAACACGCTCCACCTCGACGACCTCGCCGAGGCAAGCCCTGAGGAGTTGCATCCCGGGGCGACGCTGACCGGCAGGAGCCTCGGCGTCGACCAGCGCTCACCCGTCGATCTCACCGACACCAGACTCGACGGCGTCCGCTTCGATCGATTCGTCGCCCCCGAGCTGCGCCTGCGCGGCGCGGGCCTGCTGGAGGTCGCGTTCGACGCCCTCGACGTCCCCGTCGTGGACGCCGCGCGCACAGACTGGTCTGACGCCCGCCTCAGCGGCCGTGTCGGAGCTCTCACCGCGTACGACAGCTCGCTGCGCAGCATCCACTTCACCGGATGCCGGCTGGGCTTCGTGAACCTGCGCGGCGCAGAGCTGCTCGATGTCCAATTCACGGACTGCTCGATCGACGAACTCGATCTGGGCGAGACGCGATGCCGTCGGGTGCGGTTCACGGACACGCGGATCGCCTCACTCGAGGTGCCTCGCGCATCCTTGACGAACGTCGACTTCCGAGGCGCGACGCTCTCGGCTGTCTCGGGCGTCGGCCATCTGTCCGGTGCCACGATCACCCACGAGCAGGCGCTTCAGTTGGCGCCGCTCCTCGCGGCGCACGTCGGGATCTCGATCAGCGACGATTGACGCTCATCGCCACCCGAAGCGCGCGCGCAAGGCGTCCGCGACGCGGGCGAAGCGCACCGCGTCCAGCGCCGCCCCCTCACGGCGCAGTCCCGCGTGGGACACACTGTAGAGCTGATCGATGTCGGCCCATGACGGGCGGCGCTTCGGGTCCCACCCACCTGCTCCCAGAGCGACGTACGCGTCAGAGCCCGGATGCGCACGACTGGTGAGTTTGACCGCGTAGACACGGTCGCGGCTCTGACGTGCGATGACGAGCACGGGACGGTCCTTACCGCGCCCATCACGTTCGGCGTACGGCACCCATGTCCAGACGATCTCCCCCGCATCCGGGATCCCATCGTGACGCGGCGCATACGCGAGCCTCAGACGCCCCGCGGAACGAGGATCCACCTCGTAGGTCTGAGTGGACGCCGCAGGACGTACCAGGCGCAGGACACCGCGGCCGAGACGGGAGAGCAGACCCATCGGGCCAGCCTATCCAGCCCGACGGATGCCGCAGATGCCGAAAGGAGAGGGCGCCGCGGTGATCCGCGACGCCCTCCCCTGCTGGAGACGATGAGTCAGGACTGCTCGGCGAGCGAGTAGCCTTCCTCGCCGTGAACCGTGGAGTCCACGCCGGCGAGCTCGTCCTCGTTCTTGATGCGGAAGCCGATGGTCTTCTCGATCGCGAAGCCGATGATCCAGGCCACCACGAAGGAGTAGACCAGCACGCCCACCGCGGCGATGACCTGCAGCACGAGCTGCTCGTAGTTGCCGCCGACGAACAGGCCCGTCTCGGTTGCGAAGAAGCCGAGGTAGATCGTTCCGATCAGACCACCGACGAGGTGGATGCCGACCACATCGAGCGAGTCGTCGTAGCCGAGCTTCCACTTGAGCTCGATCGCGAGAGCACACACAGCACCGGTGACGACACCGAGCAGCAGGGCCCAGCCGGGCGTGAGGTTGGCGCACGAGGGGGTGATGGCGACGAGACCGGCGACCGCACCCGAGGCGGCGCCCACCGAGGTGGCCTTGCCGTCCTTGAGCTTCTCGACGACGAGCCAACCGATGATGGCCGCGGCGGTCGCACCCAGCGTGTTGATGATGATGAGACCGACCGAAGAGTCCTCGGTGCCGAGCAGACCGAAGGTGCCCTCAGCGCCGGCGTTGAAGCCGAACCAGCCGAACCAAAGGATGGCCGCACCGAGCATGACGAGCGGCACGTTGTGCGGCTTCGTGATGCCCTTCTGGAACCCGATGCGCTTGCCGAGGACCAGCGCGAGCGCGAGCGCCGCAGCACCGGCGTTGATGTGCACGGCCGTACCACCGGCGTAGTCGATGACCGACGTCGAGAAGCCGAAGGTCTCCCCCAGCTTCATGACCCAGCCGCCACCCCAGACCCAGGCTGCGACGGGGAAGTAGACCACCGTGGCCCAGACGCCGGCGAAGATCATCCAAGCGCCGAACTTGGCGCGGTCGGCGATCGCACCGGAGATCAGGGCGACGGTGATGATCGCGAACGTAGCGCCGTAAGTGGCACCGACGAGACCGTTGTCGTCGAGGCCGCCCAGGCCGAAGTCGGAGAAGGGGTTGCCGGCGAACGACAACGGGCTTTCGACGGCGCTCATGTTGAACCCGTAGAGGATCCACAGGACGCTGACCAGGCCCAGCGCGCCGAAGCTCATCATCATCATGCTGACGACGCTCTTGGCCTTGACGAGTCCTCCGTAGAAGAACGCGACGCCCGGCGTCATGAAGAGCACAAGTGCCGTCGCAGCGACGGACCAGGCGAGATTTCCGCTATCCATGAAATTCCTCATCCATGTCGTGTTACTCGAGGTAATCCCAGGGCCGCAGATCGGGTCGCAGCTCCTCAGGACGTCCACAGTTTGTCGAGAAGGAGTTCCAGTGGTGCGCGAATGGTGTTTCGGCTTTGTTACAGCGAGCCCGCCACGGTAAACAACAGGTTTCCCCACACCGGGAACCCGCCAGGGATCGCGGCTCAGGAGTGGGTGAGCGCGATCAGTCGTGAGATGGCACGCAGGTACTTCTTGCGGTAGCCGCCCGCGAGCATCTCGTCACCGAACACCTCGTCCAACGCCACGCCGGTGGAGCGGACCGGGATCTGCGCGTCGTACGCGCGATCGACGAAGGCGACGAAGCGGAGGGCCGCGGACTGGTCGGTCAGCTGATGTACGTCGCGGAGTCCGATGGTCGTCACGCCGTCGATGAGGCGGATGTATCGCGACGGGTGGACTTTTGCCAGATGGGCGATGAGGCTCGCGAACTCGTCATCGGAGACGACTCCGGATCCAGCGGCCTCGGCGAGAGCGCCCTCGTATGCTCCCGGCTCCAGAACGACGGCATGGCCGTCCACCGCGCGCTGGCGATAGTCGACGCCGTCGATGCGCAGCGTCTCGAACGAGGCCGACATCGCCTGGATCTCGCGTAGGAAGTCCTGTGCGGCGAAGCGCCCCTCGCCGAGTGCGTTCGGCGGGGTGTTCGAGGTGGCAGCCAGCTTGGTGCCGGATGCGACGAGCTCGCCGAGCAGGCGCGTCATCACCATCGTGTCGCCCGGGTCGTCCAGCTCGAACTCATCGATGCACAGAAGGTCGGAGCCGCGGAACAGCTCGACGGTCTGCTGGTAGCCGAGCGCGCCGACCAGCGCCGTGTATTCGATGAACGAGCCGAAGTACTTCCGGCGCGCGGGCATCGCGTGATAGATCGATGCGAGCAGGTGCGTCTTGCCGACACCGAAGCCGCCGTCGAGGTAGACGCCGGGCTTGCGCTCGGGTGAGCGGGGGGCGCGGCGGAACAGACCGCGCTTGGGTGTCTCGGCCACGGCACCGGCGAACTCACGAAGCGTCTGCTTGGCCTCTGCCTGCGAGGGGAAGGCATCATCCGCCCGGTAGGTGTCGAAGCTCGCGTCGGCGAACTGTGGTGGAGGCACGAGGGAGGCGACCATCTCGGCACCGGTCACCTGCGGCGACCGCTCGGCGAGGTGCACGAATGCGTTCTGGTGAGCGGGCGAAGTCATGCGGGATCCTGTGTCACACGGTTACGGAGCGGATGCGGACGCGGCGACGCGAACCTAGGCTCGGTCGAGCGACGTGCTCACTTTACGTGCTCGGTCGCACCCCGACTGAACAGGAGATCCCCGTGCCCGTCGACCTCGATGCCTCGTCCGAGAAGTTCGCCGCCTACGCGCACCCCGAGCGACTCGTCACCACGCAATGGCTGCAGGATCGCCTGGGCACTCCGGGACTCGTCGTCGTCGAGTCGGATGAGGACGTTCTCCTGTACGAGACGGGACACATCCCCGGCGCGGTGAAGGTGGACTGGCACACCGAGCTGAACGATCCCGTCGTGCGCGATTACGTCGACGGTCACGGGTTCGCCGAGCTCCTCAGCAGCAAGGGCATCTCGCGCGACGACACCGTCGTCATCTACGGCGACAAGAACAACTGGTGGGCGGCCTACGCACTGTGGGTGTTCTCACTGTTCGGACACGAGGATGTCCGCCTGCTCGACGGCGGCCGCGACCGGTGGATCGCCGAGGGGCGGGAGATCACGACCGAGCCCGCGAGTCGCGCGCGCACCGAGTACCCCGTCATCGAGCGCGACGACAGCGCTCTGCGCGCCTATAAGGAAGACGTCCTGGCACACCTCGGACATCCGCTGATCGACGTGCGGTCACCCGAGGAGTACTCGGGTGAGCGCACCAGCGCTCCCGCCTACCCCGAGGAGGGCGCGCTGCGTGCCGGCCACATCCCCTCGGCGCAGAGCGTGCCGTGGGCACGCGCGGTCGCCGAGGACGGCACGTTCAAGACCCGCAAGGACCTGGATGCGATCTACCGCGATGAGGCCGGTCTGACCGACGGCGAGCCGGTCGTCGCATACTGCCGGATCGGTGAGCGCTCCAGCCACACCTGGTTCGTCCTGAAGCACCTGCTCGGTTTCGAAGACGTCCGCAACTACGACGGGTCCTGGACCGAGTGGGGCAGCGCGGTGCGTGTCCCCATCGTCACCGGCGCGGAGCCGGGCGAGGTGCCCGGCCGCTAGACGCTGCATGCGAGAATGTCGCGGATGACCGACAGCGCCCTCCCCGAGAAGCTCGCCGAGATCCGCGAGGACTTCCTCGCCCTCGCCGAACCCGAACGCCTGCAGCTTCTTCTGGAGTTCTCGCAGGAGCTCCCGCCGATCCCTACGGAGTACGAGGGGCACCCCGAGTTGTGCGAGCGGGTGGCCGAGTGCCAGTCCCCCGTGTACATCGTCGTCGATGTGGATGGCGAGGGCATCGTCGCCATGCACGCCGCAGCCCCGGCGGAGGCTCCCACGACCCGAGGCTTCGCGAGCATCCTCGCCCAGGGTCTGACCGGCCTCACGGTCGCCGACGCGCTCGCGGTTCCCGATGACTACCCGCAGAGCCTGGGCCTGACCCGCGCGGTGTCCCCTCTGCGCATCGCGGGGATGACGGGGATGCTCCTGCGCGCGAAGCGACAGATCCAGCGCAAGAGCGGCGCGTGAGCATGCACCTCACGCGTGTCATCCCCCGTCCTGTGGAACGCATCGACGCCGATGGCGACTCAGGGCTTGCGTGGCTCCGCGCCGAGTACGAACCGGATGCTGAGCGGTCGGTGCGCCTCAACATGATCACGTCGTTGACGGGTTCTGCGACCGGCGCGGACGGCACGAGCGACACGCTGTCGAGTCCCGTCGATCGACGCATCCTGGGGGTGATCCGCGGGTGGAGCGATGTCGTGGTCGTAGGAGCACAGAGCGTGCGCGCCGAGCGGTACGTCGTCCCCAAGCGCACCCGGCTGGCGATCGTCACACGAACGGGACGGCTCGAGGGCCACCAGCTGGCGCCGGACGACGACACTGCCCGCGTCTTCCTCGTCTGCGCCGAGCGCGATGCCGACACCGTGAGAAGCAACAGCGAAAGTCTGGGGCTCGACGTCATCGCCGTTCCCGGCGACGATCTCGACCCTTCCCGCGTCATCTCGGCCTTCGCGGATCGGGGATGGCTGCGTGTCGTCTGCGAGGGCGGGCCGACGCTCGCCTCTCAATTCGCTCAGGCGGGGGTGATCGACGAGTTCTGCGTTTCTGTCGCACCGCAACTCGTACCGGCGACCGCGCCGTTCATCCGTGTGCCCGACGGTCACGCCTTGGCGGCTCCGCACGGTCTGCTCGTCGATGACTCCGGCTTCAGCTTTCTGCGGGCTCGACCGTCGGCGTGAGTCCCTGCGCCCGCACCCAGTCGCGGATGCGCGCGCTCCACCGCTGCTCGTCGTAGTTCCACAGCTTCGTGTGGCGAGCCACCTCGAAGACCTCGAGCTCGACGAGATCGGGCCGCGCCTGCCGGAGATCGTGCGATGCGTCCGAGGGGACGAAGCCGTCGTCGTCGCTGTGCAGGATGAGGATCGGATCACGCAGCTCGTCCGCCCGCGCGACGACATCCAGCCGATCGAACGGGATCGGCGCGCCCGTGCGGGTGAAGGCCGTGCCCCAGTCCGACTCCAGCGCCGAGATGGCGAGCTTGGTGACGGTGGGCGGGAGCTTCATGAGGCCCGCCTGGTAATCGAGCACGACGCGCCAGTCGATGACCGGAGAGTCCAGCACGACACCGGCGATCATGTCCCGGTGGGCCGAGCTGAGCGCCAGCTGCAGCGCGATCGCGCCGCCCATCGACCATCCCATGAGCAGGATGCGGCGGGCGCCGTTGCGGCGGGCGAAGCCGATCGCCGCATCGACATCGCGCCACTCCGTGGCACCGAGCCCATAGGTGCCGGTGCGGCTACGCGGCGCCTCGCCGTCGTTGCGGTACGAGACGACGAGCGTGGTGATGCCCAGGTTGCGCATGAGAGGAACGGCACGGAGGCACTCCGCGCGGGTCGTGCCGCGGCCGTGGATCTGGATGCACCACAGATCCGTGTCCTGCTCGGCCGGGAAGAGCCACGCGGGGCACGGCCCGACCGCCGAACCGATGAGCTGCGAGCTGAAGGGCAGCTGCAGTTGTTCCGGTCGGTCGAAATACCAGCCGCTGAAGGCCGCCTCGGCGGAAAGGCGCGCATCCGAACCGACGTGCGTCAGCAGCTTGCGCTTGACGCCCGCTTCGTTCTCGGCCAGCACGCTGCCGAGCTTGACGTAGTCCTCTGTGCCGCGAGTGAACAGGCCGTAGCGCCCCGGCAGCTCGGTGTCGTCGTTGCGCTCGAGGGTGATCGTCTGCGAGGCCGGGTCCAGTGCGAGGATGCGGGTGTCGGCACGACGGCCGGCGGGCGTCACGACCTGACGCGCGACCCGGATGGCGACGGCTCCGATCAGGGCGGAGCAGAGCGCGGTCGCGGTCGCGAGAGCGACGGCTGCGCCGCGGAAGAGGGCGAAGGCGGTGGGTGAGGCGCCATGGCGGGCGGCGCGCCTGGAGTCCAACATCGTGGCTTCACTCTAGTCTGTCGCCGTGCCCTCCGACCCAGCCGCACCCGCGTCTGCACTCGACGACGCCGTCGCGCGGATCCTCGAGGTTTCGTTCCGCGAGGACCTCGTCGTGCGTCAGATTCCGGCTCCGTCCGGGATCGCACCCGCATCGTTCGCGTTGGCGGGCGACGTGCGCCCCGAACCCGGCGAGCAAGAATCCGCCTTCGGCACGGGTCGCTTCCTCCTCCTGCACGACGCGTCGGAGCCGGAGCCCTGGGACTCACCGTGGCGCATCGTGTGCTTCGCGCAAGCTCCTCTGGACACGGAGATCGGCACGGATCCGCTGGTGGCCGATGTCGCCTGGTCCTGGCTGGTCGACGCCCTCCAGGCCCGCGGTGCCGGCTATCACGCCGCATCGGGCACGGCCACGAAGACCCTCTCGAAGGGGTTCGGTTCGCTCGCCGTAGAGGGCGACGGCGCCCAGATCGAACTGCGTGCGTCCTGGTCGCCGGAGGGCGATATCGAACGGCACGTCGAAGCGTGGGCAGAATTGGTATGCATGCTCGCCGGGCTCCCACCCGGCTCGGAAGGGATCGCGCAGATCCGGGGAAGGGGTTCATCCCGTGCCTGAGTACTCCGTCATCGCCGACGAAGCAGAGTTCACGTCGGCGATAGAGAGACTCGCCGAGGGTGAAGGTCCGTTCGCTGTCGACGTGGAGCGTGCATCCGGTTTCCGCTACTCGCAGCGGGCCTACCTGGTGCAGATCTACCGGCGCGGGTCGGGCGTGTTCCTCATCGACCCGCCAGCCCTCTCCGACTTCACCCCGCTGCAGGCCGTCCTGGCCACGGCGGACTGGGTGCTCCACGCTGCCAGCCAGGACCTGCCCTCGCTGCGGGAGCTGGGTCTGGAGCCGCCGCGCATCTTCGACACCGAACTCGCCTCGCGGCTTCTCGGACACGCCCGCGTCGGGCTGGGGGCCGTCGTCGAAGACACGCTCGGCATCACCCTCGCCAAGGCGCACTCCGCGGCGGATTGGTCGACGCGGCCGCTCCCCCAGTCCTGGCTCGAGTACGCCGCGCTGGATGTGGTGCATCTGGTCGACGTGCGCGACGCACTCGTGTCGGAGCTTGCCGAGCAGGGGAAGACCGACCTGGCAGAGGAGGAGTTCCAGGCCGTGCTGGACCGGCCCGTCAAGCCGCCGCGCACGGATCCCTGGCGACGATTGAGCGGCCTGCACACCCTCCGGGGGCGGCGCAACCTCGCCGTCGCTCGCGCTCTCTGGCAGGCACGGGAAGATCTCGCCGTCGCACAGGACGTGTCGCCGGGCCGCCTCGTGCCCGACCGGGCTCTCGTGGCGGCCGTGGCGGCCGCCCCCGACAGCAAGCGTGCTCTCGCCGCGGTGAAGGAGTTCACCGGTCGGGCGAGCCGCTCGGAGCTCGACCGATGGTGGGCGGCCATAGAGGAGGGACGCGCAGCGACGGACCTCCCCCTCGAACGCGTCGGCAGCGACGCGCTGCCCCCGCCCCGCGCATGGATCGACCGCAACCCCGAGGCCGATGCCCGTCTGAAGGCCGCGCGGCCCCTCGTCGAAGCGCGCGCCGAAGAGCTGACGATGCCGACCGAGAACCTGC contains the following coding sequences:
- a CDS encoding cupin domain-containing protein translates to MDTPDSTAPHHEAATLGNPDLPPEGGVNTVDRPQSTVMTGPQNPVIASQFPNQIDAPATDISTQPFFWSSFNISPRRVQRGGWARELTSSDFHISDEIAGVNMYLEPGGIRELHWHQTAEWAVMTRGKARVTTLSRSGLPAVEDVEEGDLWFFPAGTPHSLQGLGPDGADFVLAFDDGQQSESNTLLLTDWFAHTPPDVLAKNFGVAQEVFSDIPLHNLWIFPGDEPPALEVDQAAAGVEWGMEPVIFRLSRSQPRYQNSGGSVQVADSTNYEYSNTVAAALVTVEPGSMRELHWHPNADEWQYYLRGSARMTVFNTGPHANTTDFRPGDVGIVKKNYGHYIENTGDDILQFLEVFRTDRYEEISLANWLAHVPPQLVSAHLSIDPAVLATFPRTAQGITPLRG
- a CDS encoding alpha/beta fold hydrolase gives rise to the protein MSDITVVLVHGAFAESSSWNGVLTLLQDAGVDAIATPNALRSVTTDAENVRRLVDSLPRDVLLVGHSYGGAVIIEAGAGNVKVKGLVYVAAFAPDHGENALDLTGQFPGSTLGERVRPYPLGDGTNDLVVDRALFPDQFAADVPLEVAKLSALAQRPVRDYALGEGLPAETPAWKTLPSWFVYGTGDKNIPEAGLAFMAERAGSRGTRVIDGASHSVMVSNPGAVAELIKTALAELA
- a CDS encoding pentapeptide repeat-containing protein, which translates into the protein MPSAPKPPQLNTLHLDDLAEASPEELHPGATLTGRSLGVDQRSPVDLTDTRLDGVRFDRFVAPELRLRGAGLLEVAFDALDVPVVDAARTDWSDARLSGRVGALTAYDSSLRSIHFTGCRLGFVNLRGAELLDVQFTDCSIDELDLGETRCRRVRFTDTRIASLEVPRASLTNVDFRGATLSAVSGVGHLSGATITHEQALQLAPLLAAHVGISISDD
- a CDS encoding type II toxin-antitoxin system PemK/MazF family toxin, with product MGLLSRLGRGVLRLVRPAASTQTYEVDPRSAGRLRLAYAPRHDGIPDAGEIVWTWVPYAERDGRGKDRPVLVIARQSRDRVYAVKLTSRAHPGSDAYVALGAGGWDPKRRPSWADIDQLYSVSHAGLRREGAALDAVRFARVADALRARFGWR
- a CDS encoding ammonium transporter; translation: MDSGNLAWSVAATALVLFMTPGVAFFYGGLVKAKSVVSMMMMSFGALGLVSVLWILYGFNMSAVESPLSFAGNPFSDFGLGGLDDNGLVGATYGATFAIITVALISGAIADRAKFGAWMIFAGVWATVVYFPVAAWVWGGGWVMKLGETFGFSTSVIDYAGGTAVHINAGAAALALALVLGKRIGFQKGITKPHNVPLVMLGAAILWFGWFGFNAGAEGTFGLLGTEDSSVGLIIINTLGATAAAIIGWLVVEKLKDGKATSVGAASGAVAGLVAITPSCANLTPGWALLLGVVTGAVCALAIELKWKLGYDDSLDVVGIHLVGGLIGTIYLGFFATETGLFVGGNYEQLVLQVIAAVGVLVYSFVVAWIIGFAIEKTIGFRIKNEDELAGVDSTVHGEEGYSLAEQS
- the zapE gene encoding cell division protein ZapE, producing the protein MTSPAHQNAFVHLAERSPQVTGAEMVASLVPPPQFADASFDTYRADDAFPSQAEAKQTLREFAGAVAETPKRGLFRRAPRSPERKPGVYLDGGFGVGKTHLLASIYHAMPARRKYFGSFIEYTALVGALGYQQTVELFRGSDLLCIDEFELDDPGDTMVMTRLLGELVASGTKLAATSNTPPNALGEGRFAAQDFLREIQAMSASFETLRIDGVDYRQRAVDGHAVVLEPGAYEGALAEAAGSGVVSDDEFASLIAHLAKVHPSRYIRLIDGVTTIGLRDVHQLTDQSAALRFVAFVDRAYDAQIPVRSTGVALDEVFGDEMLAGGYRKKYLRAISRLIALTHS
- a CDS encoding sulfurtransferase codes for the protein MPVPVDLDASSEKFAAYAHPERLVTTQWLQDRLGTPGLVVVESDEDVLLYETGHIPGAVKVDWHTELNDPVVRDYVDGHGFAELLSSKGISRDDTVVIYGDKNNWWAAYALWVFSLFGHEDVRLLDGGRDRWIAEGREITTEPASRARTEYPVIERDDSALRAYKEDVLAHLGHPLIDVRSPEEYSGERTSAPAYPEEGALRAGHIPSAQSVPWARAVAEDGTFKTRKDLDAIYRDEAGLTDGEPVVAYCRIGERSSHTWFVLKHLLGFEDVRNYDGSWTEWGSAVRVPIVTGAEPGEVPGR
- a CDS encoding SufE family protein → MTDSALPEKLAEIREDFLALAEPERLQLLLEFSQELPPIPTEYEGHPELCERVAECQSPVYIVVDVDGEGIVAMHAAAPAEAPTTRGFASILAQGLTGLTVADALAVPDDYPQSLGLTRAVSPLRIAGMTGMLLRAKRQIQRKSGA
- a CDS encoding dihydrofolate reductase family protein, with protein sequence MHLTRVIPRPVERIDADGDSGLAWLRAEYEPDAERSVRLNMITSLTGSATGADGTSDTLSSPVDRRILGVIRGWSDVVVVGAQSVRAERYVVPKRTRLAIVTRTGRLEGHQLAPDDDTARVFLVCAERDADTVRSNSESLGLDVIAVPGDDLDPSRVISAFADRGWLRVVCEGGPTLASQFAQAGVIDEFCVSVAPQLVPATAPFIRVPDGHALAAPHGLLVDDSGFSFLRARPSA